CGTAGACGGCCTTCGAATAAAAAACTGCACAGCGAAAAGTCGGGAGGATGTGCCGGTTTTAGGCATCTTTGCAACAACTCAATTTATTCTTCCTTATTTGGACTATCTGGTAGAGTCAGGTTCGCAAACAACACTGAGGGTAGATGGTAAAGAAATTTCTCCTATAGAGATGCGCAACAAACTGCGTCAAGCAATTCTGAATGTACACGAAGATTTGATTGTTAAAAATAAACCAACAATTGATAAGTTTGCACACCCTGAGGAATATGAGCTATTTCACAATGCTGCAGGCGTTATTGATGGAAACTGCTATGGGTTTCTTGTAAATTTTTATGGACAGGCGGTTGGCGGTTTTCCTATCTATCACCAAATTCCTGAGGATAAAAGGGCAAAAAATATTACCATTCAAAATACCCATGTCAAGCGCTTGAAGGGAAAGATCAATGAAATTGTTGCCATCAATCATGAAAATGATGCACTTGTCGATCCGTTAAATGCAATATTCCAAATCCACAATACACACCCCGATACTAAAGAAAATCTTTCGATTTTAATAGATGCAGATGGAAATTTCCTGTATAAAGGCAATATGGCTTCCAATGCTCAAGCGCTTGTGGCAAAAGCTCTGAAAAATGGGGATTTTAAACAATCTAAGCTGGATCTTTCCAGGTCGAATATCACTCCCGAGGTGATTGATTGGATTGAATCTGGCACGCATTCAACTCAAAAGCTCACCTTTATCTGCAATTCAGATAGTCAGTTTCATCTAAATAAAGGGGTAATCGGTTTCAAAATTGATGGAGCATATCAAGCAACCCTTGATAACACAACAGCGGAAAATATTATCAATTTAAGCGAAAGAGGATCCAGTCTTTGTGGAATGTATACAAAATCCAATCCTAGCGCAACTCTGGATGGATGCGGAGGCCCAAGAACTCGTGGGTATAGCATTGCGGGGTCAAATCATGTCAGCTTGCGCAATTGCTCAGCTTCTCATTTAGTCGCTTTATGCGGTACAGCGACAGGTTTTGATATCATCAATGATAGTTCAAATGTTTTATTGCAAAATTGCGCAGTCACTGACGTTTTAGCAGGAGAGAAATTCGAGCGCAATCATGCTCCAAACGAGCCTCCGATGGCAATTGGCTTTCGCATAGGACCTTCTGCACATGACATCGCATTAATAGGAGTTCACGCCAGTAAAATGAAAGGATTTTCAGGTGAGGAGATCGTTTTAGATGAAAGCTCTCGAGCCCAGCTCAAATGATTTCTGTTGCAACAGTATCATAGAAAAGAATCCCTTTTTCGGTTAGCCGCAGCACTCCTTTTTCCAAAGCGAGCAATTCAGATGCGATCATGCGCTTGATCCCATCAGAAGTTTCCCGGTCAATCTTGAATTCTGAAAGATTCACCCCTTCTAAAAGCCGTAATCGGATTGCCAGTTTTTCTTTCTGAGCAGCAGCAGGTGCAAGAGATTCAGAGTAGTCAACCGGTGATTTTCCTTCTTTCAATGCTTGATGCCATTGATGCAGCCTGGCGATATTTCTGAATCGCGATCCATTCCAATAACTGAAAGCTGAAGGTCCTAAACCGATAAACTCTCTTCCCGTCCAGTAACCGCTGTTATGAACTGATTGTCGATTCGGCTTGCAAAAGGCTGAAATTTCATATTGAATGAAACCGTTTGCTGTCAAAGTCTCAACCGCTGTTTTGTACATTGAAGCGCTTGTTTCCTCGGAAGGAAGGGAAGCTTTTAATCTCTCTCTATGTTTAAAAAACACTGTGTGTGGTTCAAAGGTTAAGTTGTATAAAGAAAGATGGGTGATTGGCAGATTTATTGCCAAACGAAGTGTCTCTTTCCAGTTTTCGAGTGTCTGTTCAGGAATATCGTACATGAGATCGATGGAGATATTTTCTATTCCTGCTGCAAAAGCTGCCTCGATGCCATCGATTGCTTTCTGTGCGCCATGTCCTCTGGTTAAAAGCTCAAGCTGCTTATCATCAAGAGATTGAATGCCAATACTCAAGCGGTTGATTCCTGCATCAGCGAACTCTCTAATGCGCTGCTCTGAAAGATTTTCCGGATTGGCTTCCAGTGTAATTTCAGTTGCCGAGCAGCAAGGGAGAAAAGAGAGGATCTTCTCGATTGAGCGCGGGTCGAAAAGAGAGGGGGTCCCTCCTCCAAAATACACTGAAGCTAGATTGCGGCCTTGAAAATGAGATCGATAAGCCTCCCACTCCAGCTTCAAGCCTTCGGAAAGAAGGGCGTGATAGGGTTCCTTGTCTGGGACGACATAAAAATGGCAATAATCACATTTTTTCGTACACAAAGGGATGTGCACATAAATCGAGTAATGAGAATTTCCTACCATTCATCCGCATCAGGATCGATGATGTTGCGTCCACGGCGCCACCGGTTTCGGTCGCTGAAGTAAGATTCGTCATCTTCATTGAATGTTTGATCTTCATCGTCCGCATCACCATCACCTTGTGTGGATTCGAACTCTCCGTGTTCGGTATCGATGCCATAAGATGTTTCCTTATAGTTTCCTGACTGCGTGTCTCCAACTTCAACATCCGGCAAGGTTGGCATTTCTGTATAGCCTGCGCGAGTAGGATTCCGTTTAGGAGCAATATACTCCTCTGCTTCACCGCTCTCTTTTAGAAATTGCAAACGCTCTTTTTCCTCATCGATCTTAGTATTAATGGATTGAATCTCTTCTTTATGCTTGTCAATGTCCCGTTTTGGAACTAATCCCAGCTTCAACCACTGTTCTAGATCAGCGAGTTCGGATTCTAATTTTTTTAATCGTTCACTTTTGTAGTGTTTCATATTTCTTGAAAAACCTTTTCTCTTAAATGCGTTGTCTTCTGGTCATCCATAGCACAGTTCCATAAAGAAAAAAAACATTCATGACAAGAGTTTTTTTTTGCTAATAGCTATGTATTTTTTTACCAAAGGGGGGTTATTATGCATTTATAACGAATTGTGCGCAAGGGGTTTTTCAATATGACAAAGCAGGAATACCGCATCTTAGTTGTAGAGGATCATTTTATCAACTTAGAAATGATTAGTGAAATGCTCAAAAGGCTTGGCTGCATTGTTGATACTGCATCCAATGGCAAGGAAGCGTTAGATTGCGTCACTAAAAATTTCTACGATGCCATTTTCATGGATTTGCAAATGCCTGTGATGGATGGATATGAAACAACACGTTTAATTCGCGAAGATAAGACTAGGCAAAAAATCCCCATTATCGCCCTCACTGCCAATCATGTGAAATCGGATTTGGACAGATGTTTGGAATCCGGTATGGATGGTTATCTGACCAAACCCTTTGAACTTAAAGATCTTAATAATGTTTTGAAAAAATATCTGGATGTTGCTTCAAATAGTTGATGATGGAAGTTGATCCAGCGATCGCTTTTCCATTGACAACCAGTACCGGAACTCCTCTTTGCCCCATTCGGTTCAGTTCGTCTCTGTAGGAAGCTTGGCTGGTGTTTTTCATTTGAACCGAAATGTTTTGAGAATCCAAGTATTTCATCACAGTTTTGCAATGCGGGCATTTAGGGTTGTAGTAAAGGACTGGGTTTGCGCTTTTACTAGAGAAGTCTTGTGCAGAAACGGTTGCAAAGCAAAAGATCAAAAAGAAAATATTTAGAAACTTGAGCATGTTTCCTCCTTAAAAAAAGTTGTTTAATTTACTCTATCGGTATATATCCAATTAATTTCAAGCACAGGCTTTAAATGGATAGAAAACGTTTTTTCTTATTTTTTATAAGTATTTTATTTTTATTGACTTCTGCTTTAATAGCTGATCAGGAGAAGGAAAAAGAACCTTCGACTCCCAGTCCTCTTGAATTAAAGCAGAACTGGTGGGAGTTCTTCGATGTTTCAGATGAAACACTGAAAAGTCGTTTGGACACCTTTAAAAAAGAAAATAAAGCCCTGTTGTCGTCTTTAAGCGACAAAGAGCATGAAGAGATTCATCGAAAAATGGATCAAGTTTTTTTAATGCTTGATCTCTATGCCAAGAAAAAAGAAGAGGTTCAACCTTCTTCAGCTCCTCAGTTGCAGCTTCTTGAATTTTATACTCTCGATCAATTAGTCGAAGTGTATGAGCGATTGCAGAGATCTGAAATGGAGATAGGCATTCTTCAAAGCAAGATCAAGATCCAGCAATCCAGAATAAACCGGCTTCAAAATACTTTGGATCGCTCAATCCTTTTGTATCAAAATCTTAGCCCGGCGACCTATGAAAAGCTTAAGCAAGGAGTGCTGTTAATTTCTCAAAGAGCTGAACACGCAACGTTAGACTTGGAGTTGCAAAGAGATAAGAAAGCGCTTACCAGTTTTTTGGAAAGGAGAGATCTTTATCGAAATGAATTAGTTGCGGCAAAGAAAAGGCTTAAAATCGACGCTCAGACTCTTGATGAGCTGAAGAAAAAGTCTGAAAAAGCAAAAAGTTCTTATTTTGAAGCTGAAGAAAAATTTTACCAATTAGAAAAGCAATCACGTCTCGTCGATAAAGACAAGCAAGAAAGCAAATTCACTTGCTGTATTCAGGATAGCCAAATCCTCTCACAAGCGATTTCTTTGGAAAATTTCAAGATTAAGCTGCTCATCAACGAAATGAAAACAACATTGGCAAAGCTTGCCTTGAATCATCGGGAGATAGATTCGGATGACATTCGGGAGTTTTTATCAGACTGGAAGCGTCGGTTGGGAAGTATTGAGGAACAGCGCGATTTTTGGGATACCGAAATTAAAAATTATCAGGCGCAAGTCAGCCAGATGACGGCGCAATCGATGCAAGAAGGCAGTAAAGGGCAAGTTGATCAAGAAGATTTGATTGGAGATATCCATTTTGAATTAGACAGATCTTTAGCTGAGCTGGAGCTATTGAAGCTCCATATTGAAAACGGAGAATTTCTTGAGCGTTTGGTCGGAGAACAGCTCGTGGAAAAGAAAAGTTTCATGCAAACTTGGCTGATCAGTTTAAAAAATTCATGGTCTAAGTTTAAAAACGTTGTGGATCATTGGATTCATGTCACGCTGTTCCATGTTAACGAGCAGCCGGTGACGCTGATGACTTTTATCAGTGCCCTACTGATTTTCCTGGGCGGAATTGTATTTTCCCATTACTTAAGAAAATTCCTTGTCAAACGCAAGATTGTTCAGCGTAAATTTTCCTATTCAACTGAATATATCGTTTTAAGAGTCATTCATTATGCAATCGTTATTCTTGCCTTTCTGGTTGCACTGAGCTTTATCGGACTAAACTTTACTAATCTGGCAATTATTGCCGGTGCTCTTGGTGTTGGTATCGGATTCGGTTTACAGACGATTGTCAGCAATGTTTCTTCGGGCTTTATGTTATTGCTTAAAAAATACCTCAAAGTTGGCGATATTATCGAACTATCTGACAAACAGCTGGGAACGATCACTGCAGTCAATTTGCAAAACACAATCATCCGTACTTTCGACGGCGCCGAAATCATGATTCCGAACTCTCAATTATCGAGCCAAAGGCTGACAAATTGGACGATGAAGGATAATGCTAAGCGTTTAAAAATTCCTTTCGGTGTTGCTTATGGGACAGATAAGAACCTGGTGCGTGAAGCAGTTGTTGACTCAATAAAAAAGCTTTCATTTGTCTATTCAGATGATTTTCGCTATCACGATCCGCAAGTTTGGTTGATGGGATTTGGAGAAAGCTCTGTTAATTTTGAGCTGGTCGCTTGGATAAATTTAAACGTTCCGGTGCCTTATGAAACCGCAAGCTCGGCATTGTTTTGGGAATTGGACACCACATTGAAAAACAAAGGGATTGAGATGCCGTTTTCTCAAAGAGACCTTTACATCAAATCATTTCCAAGTGGAATCTTGAGCTCAATAGATTAATTCTGATATACTGCGTTTCTTGTGAAACGGATGGAGATCAAAATGAAAAAAACAAAAGTCGCCATTATCGGCTCTGGCCCAGCGGGGTACACTGCAGCCATTTATGCATCCAGAGCAAATCTTGAACCTGTTCTTTATGAAGGATTTCAAACAGGTCCAGCTGGCGGCCAGTTGATGATTACAACAGATGTTGAGAATTTTCCAGGGTTTCCGGAAGGAGTGATGGGGCCGGAGTTGATGATGACCATGCGCAAGCAAGCCGAACGGTTTGGAACAGAAGTGATTACCGACGATGTTGTCAGCGTGGATTTCAGTGAATATCCTTATAAGATCAAAGGGAATAAGCATGAACATG
This genomic window from Waddlia chondrophila WSU 86-1044 contains:
- the hemW gene encoding radical SAM family heme chaperone HemW; this encodes MVGNSHYSIYVHIPLCTKKCDYCHFYVVPDKEPYHALLSEGLKLEWEAYRSHFQGRNLASVYFGGGTPSLFDPRSIEKILSFLPCCSATEITLEANPENLSEQRIREFADAGINRLSIGIQSLDDKQLELLTRGHGAQKAIDGIEAAFAAGIENISIDLMYDIPEQTLENWKETLRLAINLPITHLSLYNLTFEPHTVFFKHRERLKASLPSEETSASMYKTAVETLTANGFIQYEISAFCKPNRQSVHNSGYWTGREFIGLGPSAFSYWNGSRFRNIARLHQWHQALKEGKSPVDYSESLAPAAAQKEKLAIRLRLLEGVNLSEFKIDRETSDGIKRMIASELLALEKGVLRLTEKGILFYDTVATEII
- a CDS encoding response regulator, which gives rise to MTKQEYRILVVEDHFINLEMISEMLKRLGCIVDTASNGKEALDCVTKNFYDAIFMDLQMPVMDGYETTRLIREDKTRQKIPIIALTANHVKSDLDRCLESGMDGYLTKPFELKDLNNVLKKYLDVASNS
- a CDS encoding glutaredoxin family protein; translated protein: MLKFLNIFFLIFCFATVSAQDFSSKSANPVLYYNPKCPHCKTVMKYLDSQNISVQMKNTSQASYRDELNRMGQRGVPVLVVNGKAIAGSTSIINYLKQHPDIFSKHY
- a CDS encoding mechanosensitive ion channel domain-containing protein; this encodes MDRKRFFLFFISILFLLTSALIADQEKEKEPSTPSPLELKQNWWEFFDVSDETLKSRLDTFKKENKALLSSLSDKEHEEIHRKMDQVFLMLDLYAKKKEEVQPSSAPQLQLLEFYTLDQLVEVYERLQRSEMEIGILQSKIKIQQSRINRLQNTLDRSILLYQNLSPATYEKLKQGVLLISQRAEHATLDLELQRDKKALTSFLERRDLYRNELVAAKKRLKIDAQTLDELKKKSEKAKSSYFEAEEKFYQLEKQSRLVDKDKQESKFTCCIQDSQILSQAISLENFKIKLLINEMKTTLAKLALNHREIDSDDIREFLSDWKRRLGSIEEQRDFWDTEIKNYQAQVSQMTAQSMQEGSKGQVDQEDLIGDIHFELDRSLAELELLKLHIENGEFLERLVGEQLVEKKSFMQTWLISLKNSWSKFKNVVDHWIHVTLFHVNEQPVTLMTFISALLIFLGGIVFSHYLRKFLVKRKIVQRKFSYSTEYIVLRVIHYAIVILAFLVALSFIGLNFTNLAIIAGALGVGIGFGLQTIVSNVSSGFMLLLKKYLKVGDIIELSDKQLGTITAVNLQNTIIRTFDGAEIMIPNSQLSSQRLTNWTMKDNAKRLKIPFGVAYGTDKNLVREAVVDSIKKLSFVYSDDFRYHDPQVWLMGFGESSVNFELVAWINLNVPVPYETASSALFWELDTTLKNKGIEMPFSQRDLYIKSFPSGILSSID